A genomic segment from Sphingomonas oryzagri encodes:
- a CDS encoding tryptophan 7-halogenase produces the protein MSAVDTVVVAGRDAPLWLAAATIQQALAPAGVIVRAVELPSALAPGDVHATQPALEALHGRLGIEESVLLRLTGGAFSLGLNIVDAVGQAPSFLIPFGGIGTQIEGQDFFPFWLKARSLGLDVALEHFSLAAAAARQGRILFPDDATEAYGRSDYGYHLPAIPYARSLKAPAAHLGVEIHEVSFARAEHGEDGIVALLLDGERRIEGDLFVDAGADLPSDRPRESWRGAFPVDRVLTATGPRFASVPAYAELRTGEGGWTALYPAAGHTHVLHAWSSAHRGDEDAVRDAAATSSMPLDAITIRRIDPGRAADPWVGNCVAIGKSACTPDPVFDVGLHLAQLGLVHLLACFPASRSHAAQRAEYNRIMRSATDRVRDFQSAFYVTSLQPGPFWDDARAADRAPDLDHMLATFAARGEIAPFEDESFAPDSWRALLIGQGLVPERWLPPIDRTDPAVIKDQFRAMLGFVRDHVLRQPTHDDLLRRIAHGP, from the coding sequence ATGAGCGCCGTCGATACCGTCGTCGTCGCGGGGCGGGACGCACCGCTGTGGCTCGCCGCCGCGACGATCCAGCAGGCGCTGGCGCCCGCCGGGGTGATAGTGCGTGCGGTCGAGCTGCCGAGCGCGCTGGCGCCGGGCGACGTCCACGCGACGCAGCCGGCTCTGGAGGCGCTGCACGGCCGGCTCGGCATCGAGGAGAGCGTGCTGCTGCGGCTGACCGGCGGCGCCTTCTCGCTGGGGCTGAACATCGTCGACGCGGTCGGGCAGGCGCCGTCCTTCCTGATCCCGTTCGGCGGCATCGGCACACAGATCGAGGGGCAGGATTTCTTCCCCTTCTGGCTGAAGGCGCGGAGCCTCGGCCTCGACGTCGCGCTGGAGCATTTCTCGCTCGCCGCCGCCGCCGCGCGGCAGGGGCGCATCCTGTTTCCGGACGATGCAACCGAAGCCTATGGTCGCAGCGACTATGGCTACCATCTGCCGGCCATTCCCTATGCGCGCAGCCTGAAGGCGCCCGCCGCGCATCTCGGCGTCGAGATCCATGAGGTTTCTTTTGCCCGGGCCGAGCATGGCGAAGACGGCATCGTCGCGTTGCTGCTTGATGGCGAGCGGCGGATCGAGGGCGATCTGTTCGTCGATGCGGGCGCCGACCTGCCGTCCGACCGACCGCGCGAAAGCTGGCGGGGGGCGTTTCCGGTCGATCGGGTGCTGACCGCGACCGGCCCGCGTTTCGCATCGGTGCCGGCCTATGCGGAACTGCGCACTGGTGAGGGCGGCTGGACGGCTCTCTATCCTGCCGCCGGGCATACTCACGTGCTGCACGCCTGGTCGAGCGCGCATCGCGGCGACGAGGACGCCGTGCGCGACGCGGCCGCCACCTCCAGTATGCCACTCGACGCGATCACGATCCGGCGGATCGATCCCGGTCGCGCGGCCGATCCTTGGGTGGGCAATTGCGTGGCGATCGGAAAGTCCGCCTGCACGCCCGATCCAGTCTTCGATGTCGGCCTGCATCTGGCCCAGCTCGGACTGGTGCATCTGCTCGCCTGCTTCCCGGCTTCGCGCAGCCATGCCGCACAGCGCGCCGAATATAATCGGATCATGCGTTCGGCGACCGACCGGGTGCGCGACTTCCAGTCAGCCTTTTACGTAACCAGCCTGCAGCCTGGCCCTTTCTGGGATGACGCGCGTGCCGCCGACCGCGCGCCCGATCTCGACCATATGCTCGCCACCTTCGCGGCGCGGGGCGAGATCGCGCCGTTCGAGGACGAGAGCTTCGCGCCGGACAGCTGGCGCGCGCTTTTGATCGGGCAGGGCCTCGTTCCCGAAAGGTGGCTGCCGCCGATCGACCGCACCGATCCGGCTGTCATCAAAGACCAGTTCCGTGCCATGCTCGGTTTCGTGCGCGATCATGTATTACGCCAGCCCACCCATGACGATCTGCTCCGCCGGATCGCGCATGGCCCATGA
- a CDS encoding LacI family DNA-binding transcriptional regulator yields MGNGSNGNTTLEDLAKLAGVSVSTVSRALNDQPLISARTKQRIWALAREHNYPFRMTMPASPIGAEGSIAIVTPHVKSGPLPLSHPFFLELLASIGEAARARDCDFTVSHISPTSYEDLVHATTTSRASGVIFLGQSTLHDAFNRLADTPARFAVWGAQMPGQRYCSIGSDNVQGGRRATAHLARLGRRAILFLGGSDLETMQRRQGYAEALEEAGLAVDPRLVVPVDFELESAEAAVGRLLRRHVAFDGVVASSDLIALGAIRALRRAGLSVPQDVSVVGYDDMLLSRLSSPALTTVRQDVAGAGRMLVARVLSDHPDHEPERLATDLVVRESCGA; encoded by the coding sequence ATGGGCAACGGTAGCAACGGCAATACGACGCTCGAGGATCTGGCGAAGCTGGCGGGGGTTTCGGTCTCCACCGTCTCGCGTGCGCTGAACGACCAGCCCTTGATCTCGGCGCGCACCAAGCAGCGTATCTGGGCGCTGGCACGCGAACACAACTACCCGTTCCGCATGACGATGCCGGCCAGCCCGATCGGCGCGGAAGGATCGATCGCGATCGTGACGCCGCACGTGAAGAGCGGGCCGCTGCCCCTCTCCCACCCCTTCTTCCTCGAACTGCTGGCCAGCATTGGCGAGGCGGCGCGCGCGCGCGACTGCGACTTCACGGTCAGCCACATCTCGCCGACCAGCTACGAGGATCTCGTCCACGCGACCACCACCAGCCGGGCAAGCGGGGTGATCTTCCTCGGCCAGAGCACGCTGCACGATGCCTTCAACCGGCTGGCCGACACGCCCGCTCGCTTCGCGGTGTGGGGCGCGCAGATGCCGGGGCAGCGTTATTGCTCGATCGGATCGGACAACGTGCAGGGCGGCCGCCGTGCCACCGCGCATCTCGCGCGGCTGGGGCGCAGGGCGATCCTGTTCCTCGGCGGATCGGATCTCGAGACGATGCAGCGGCGGCAGGGTTATGCCGAGGCGCTGGAGGAGGCCGGGCTGGCGGTCGATCCCCGGCTGGTGGTGCCGGTCGATTTCGAGCTGGAATCCGCCGAGGCGGCGGTGGGGCGGCTGCTGCGCCGCCATGTCGCGTTCGACGGTGTGGTCGCGTCGAGCGACCTGATCGCGCTCGGCGCCATCCGCGCGCTGCGTCGTGCCGGGCTGTCGGTGCCGCAGGACGTGTCGGTGGTCGGCTATGACGACATGCTGCTCAGCCGGCTGTCGTCGCCTGCACTCACGACGGTGCGGCAAGATGTCGCCGGCGCGGGCCGGATGCTCGTCGCGCGCGTGTTGTCGGACCATCCCGATCACGAGCCGGAACGGCTCGCGACCGATCTGGTGGTACGAGAATCCTGCGGGGCATAA
- a CDS encoding tryptophan halogenase family protein: MQQERGSATPLRIVIVGGGTAGWMTAAGLSRLLDPRDYAVTLIESDEIGTVGVGEATLPHIKTFNDMLGLNEAEFMAATQASFKLGIEFVGWTRDGDRYIHPFGTFGEPWAGVDFQHHWARAKLAGREVAPLQDYSFAVAACRADAFAFPDTDSKSIRSTFAYAYHFDASLYAAYIRRWATARGVRRIEGLVLDVARDADTGHVRALTLKSGETIEGDLFVDCSGFRSLLVGQTMGVGWQDWSEWLPCDRAWAAPCERDGPFTPYTRATAREAGWMWRIPLQHRVGNGYVFSSRFCDEERALDTLLGHLENPPLADPRLLRFRAGRRERMWAGNCVAIGLAGGFLEPLESTSIFLVQAAVTDLANLMPVPGRPIDPRLAAEFNRLSAIQYDRVRDFLVLHYIANAREGEPLWDHLRTMALPDTLAHKIALFEESAAAPSYRYGLFSRDSWLSVLIGQGVEPKGYGRLADRLPLDVLEVRLADLRARIDGGVATMPAHGEFIAGYCAARPAESVPV; the protein is encoded by the coding sequence ATGCAGCAAGAGCGCGGATCGGCAACACCGCTGAGGATCGTGATCGTCGGCGGTGGCACGGCGGGGTGGATGACCGCCGCCGGCCTCTCGCGCCTGCTCGACCCGCGCGACTATGCCGTCACCCTGATCGAATCCGACGAGATCGGCACCGTCGGCGTCGGCGAGGCGACGCTGCCGCACATCAAGACCTTCAACGACATGCTCGGGCTGAACGAGGCCGAGTTCATGGCCGCGACGCAGGCCAGCTTCAAGCTGGGCATCGAGTTCGTCGGCTGGACCCGCGACGGCGATCGCTACATCCACCCCTTCGGCACCTTCGGAGAGCCCTGGGCAGGCGTCGACTTCCAGCACCATTGGGCGCGGGCGAAGCTGGCGGGGCGCGAGGTCGCGCCGCTGCAGGACTACAGCTTCGCGGTGGCGGCGTGCCGGGCCGATGCGTTCGCGTTTCCCGATACCGATTCGAAGTCGATCCGGTCGACCTTCGCTTATGCCTATCATTTCGATGCCTCGCTCTACGCGGCCTACATCCGGCGCTGGGCGACGGCGCGCGGGGTGCGGCGGATCGAGGGGCTGGTGCTCGACGTCGCGCGCGATGCCGACACCGGCCATGTCCGGGCGCTAACGCTGAAATCGGGAGAGACGATCGAGGGCGACCTGTTCGTCGATTGCAGCGGCTTCCGCTCGCTGCTCGTCGGGCAGACGATGGGCGTGGGCTGGCAGGACTGGAGCGAGTGGCTCCCCTGCGACCGCGCGTGGGCGGCGCCCTGCGAGCGGGATGGTCCGTTCACGCCCTACACCCGCGCCACCGCGCGCGAGGCGGGGTGGATGTGGCGCATCCCGCTCCAGCATCGGGTCGGCAACGGCTATGTATTCTCCAGCCGCTTCTGCGACGAGGAACGGGCGCTCGACACCCTGCTCGGCCATCTGGAGAACCCGCCGCTCGCCGATCCCCGCCTGCTGCGTTTCCGCGCCGGGCGGCGCGAGCGGATGTGGGCGGGCAATTGCGTCGCCATCGGACTGGCGGGTGGCTTCCTCGAGCCGCTGGAATCGACCAGCATCTTCCTCGTTCAGGCGGCAGTGACCGATCTCGCCAACCTGATGCCGGTGCCGGGCCGCCCGATCGACCCGCGCCTCGCCGCCGAGTTCAACCGGCTCTCGGCGATCCAGTATGACCGCGTGCGCGACTTCCTCGTCCTCCATTACATCGCCAATGCGCGTGAGGGGGAGCCGCTGTGGGATCACCTGCGCACCATGGCGCTGCCCGACACGCTCGCGCACAAGATCGCGCTTTTCGAGGAGAGCGCTGCGGCGCCGAGCTACCGATATGGCCTGTTCTCGCGGGACAGTTGGCTGTCGGTGCTGATCGGGCAGGGGGTCGAGCCGAAGGGCTATGGCCGCCTCGCCGATCGCCTGCCGCTCGATGTGCTGGAGGTGCGGCTCGCGGACCTGCGCGCGCGGATCGATGGCGGCGTCGCCACGATGCCCGCGCACGGGGAGTTCATCGCCGGCTATTGCGCCGCTCGTCCTGCCGAAAGCGTGCCGGTATGA
- a CDS encoding TonB-dependent receptor, with protein sequence MGDRISSRGLGLRGGASLAVLAALSFTVAAQAQDAPPVDAGSATASQPGAVTGTPPQAQQTSTGSIAEGQAADAAPGKEIVVVGVRGALSSALNIKKNADTFVDSITATDIGAFPDKSVSEALQRVPGITVNRLQSNDDSTHPSGEPTGVLIRGLTQVRTEFNGRDSFSADASRGLNFNDVSPELMAGVDAYKNQTAEMIEGGIAGTVNLRTRLPFDTDGQLISANAKADYGSRSKKWTGEASGIYSNVFHTSIGKIGILGDYAYSHVVTRTESVIMDRIDTYCSGGDLDSSGNAIVGSDGSVPCTSNPFGGTGWAYVPDGIRYSQVDYDRTRRGLALAAQYENNAGNLRATVQYTNSKYHNAWLERASHVIFDGNAYGTSSFNPRGGTILQPAPGTGAFTFDSSGNIISGTFTHPTGDWRGGSTADYIDDGSAVPGLPFVNYCGAGSACTTQQEGMYFQNEARNFNHREGTQDLSANIKWDATDRLHFNFDGQYIKANVHNNDILVATSSMANMQYSVNKDGTPSVTLLPGSNVNYADGGLANPHNYWMPFIQGHREDDNAKELALRADAQYDFDDAGGWLDSLKVGVRYADRKQTVRYSTYNWTPIAAPWNCNGPGFNIDNTSAAPYPAACGHAGDFQGYGAGIWESTSLGNGFYGSGTYPNGDLVYLNRATLKDYDALLGALGGAATNSPIAPGYTSICDRAGTTNCYLPSEIMHIREQTAAAYAMLKFGGNSTTIFDGITVQGNVGVRAVKTWDKSDGQIGFPDATTTFAGLAPCDTPLSGTSIVNPSCYLTDAVRAFASGGGTPNSLKASHMNWLPSFNVRFGLDSKNFVRFGYSRAMSRPDIGLLRNYVMINAPLIDTTATSPYIVYTDPNAPHTAANVKGYNFVFRAESGYGGLKPITADQIDLSFERYMAHGAAFTIDAFFKKLNGSIAYGEFARDFTNNGATQTVILRGPRNEDGGGKLMGFEANYQTFFDFLPGLLSGLGIQANYTYVHQSGIHNSNLVTAGALTDGGTGAFGAGVTVNGVTSTIDSHKLAGISTHTFNVVGLYEKGPVGFRLAYNWRSRYLTDNLDCCIGLPVFQKAAGFLDGSIRFSPWKFIEFSIEGTNLLGTTTVYQQQIFGDSPSTPGAKPVYRDANWSRVDRRFQFGARVKF encoded by the coding sequence ATGGGGGACAGAATTTCGAGCCGCGGCCTGGGTCTGCGTGGCGGTGCATCGCTCGCGGTGCTGGCGGCGCTGAGCTTCACGGTGGCCGCGCAGGCGCAGGATGCGCCGCCGGTCGATGCGGGCAGCGCGACCGCAAGCCAGCCCGGCGCGGTCACCGGCACGCCGCCGCAGGCCCAGCAAACGTCCACCGGTAGCATCGCCGAAGGCCAGGCGGCCGATGCGGCGCCCGGCAAGGAGATCGTCGTCGTCGGCGTGCGCGGCGCGCTCAGTTCCGCGCTCAACATCAAGAAGAACGCCGACACCTTCGTCGATTCGATCACCGCGACCGACATCGGCGCCTTCCCCGACAAGTCGGTGTCCGAAGCGCTGCAGCGCGTGCCGGGCATCACCGTCAACCGCCTGCAGTCGAACGACGACAGCACCCACCCCTCGGGCGAGCCGACCGGCGTGCTGATCCGCGGCCTCACCCAAGTCCGCACCGAGTTCAACGGTCGCGACAGCTTCTCCGCCGATGCTTCGCGCGGGCTCAACTTCAACGACGTCTCGCCCGAACTGATGGCCGGCGTCGACGCCTACAAGAACCAGACGGCCGAGATGATCGAGGGCGGCATCGCCGGTACGGTCAACCTGCGCACCCGCCTGCCGTTCGATACCGATGGCCAGCTGATCTCCGCCAACGCCAAGGCCGATTATGGCAGCCGTTCCAAGAAGTGGACCGGCGAGGCGTCGGGCATCTATTCCAACGTCTTCCATACCTCGATCGGCAAGATCGGCATCCTCGGCGATTACGCTTATTCGCACGTCGTCACGCGCACCGAGAGCGTGATCATGGATCGCATCGATACCTATTGCTCGGGCGGCGATCTGGATTCGTCGGGTAACGCGATCGTCGGTTCGGACGGCAGCGTGCCCTGCACATCTAATCCGTTCGGCGGCACCGGCTGGGCCTATGTGCCGGATGGCATCCGATACTCGCAGGTCGATTACGACCGCACCCGCCGGGGCCTCGCGCTCGCCGCGCAGTATGAGAACAATGCCGGCAACCTGCGCGCGACGGTGCAATATACCAATTCCAAGTACCACAATGCCTGGCTGGAGCGCGCGAGCCACGTCATCTTCGACGGCAACGCCTATGGCACCTCGTCCTTCAACCCGCGCGGCGGCACGATCCTGCAGCCGGCGCCGGGCACCGGCGCCTTCACCTTTGATTCCAGCGGCAACATCATCTCTGGCACCTTCACCCACCCGACCGGCGACTGGCGCGGCGGCAGCACCGCCGACTATATCGATGACGGTTCGGCGGTGCCGGGCCTGCCCTTCGTCAATTATTGCGGCGCCGGGTCCGCCTGCACCACGCAGCAGGAGGGGATGTATTTCCAGAACGAGGCGCGCAACTTCAACCACCGCGAAGGCACGCAGGACCTGTCCGCCAACATCAAGTGGGACGCGACCGACCGGCTGCACTTCAATTTCGACGGCCAGTATATCAAGGCCAACGTCCACAATAACGACATCCTCGTCGCCACCAGCTCGATGGCGAACATGCAGTATAGCGTGAACAAGGACGGCACCCCGTCGGTCACGCTGCTGCCCGGCTCCAACGTCAATTATGCCGATGGCGGCCTCGCCAATCCGCACAATTACTGGATGCCTTTCATCCAGGGCCATCGCGAGGACGACAACGCCAAGGAACTCGCATTGCGCGCCGACGCGCAATATGATTTCGACGACGCGGGCGGCTGGCTGGACTCGCTGAAGGTTGGCGTGCGCTATGCCGATCGCAAGCAGACGGTGCGCTATTCCACCTACAACTGGACGCCGATCGCGGCGCCGTGGAACTGCAACGGGCCGGGCTTCAACATCGACAACACGTCGGCCGCGCCCTATCCGGCCGCCTGTGGCCATGCCGGCGACTTCCAGGGCTATGGCGCCGGCATCTGGGAATCGACCAGCCTCGGCAACGGCTTCTACGGCAGCGGCACCTATCCGAACGGCGATCTCGTCTATCTGAACCGCGCGACCTTGAAGGATTATGACGCGCTGCTCGGCGCGCTGGGCGGGGCCGCCACCAATTCCCCGATCGCGCCGGGCTATACCAGCATCTGCGATCGTGCCGGCACCACCAACTGCTACCTGCCGTCCGAGATCATGCATATCCGCGAGCAGACCGCGGCGGCCTATGCGATGCTGAAGTTCGGCGGCAATTCGACGACGATCTTCGACGGCATCACCGTGCAGGGCAATGTCGGCGTCCGCGCCGTCAAGACCTGGGACAAGAGCGACGGCCAGATCGGCTTCCCCGACGCGACCACCACCTTCGCCGGCCTCGCGCCGTGCGACACGCCGCTGAGCGGGACGAGCATCGTCAATCCGTCCTGCTACCTGACCGACGCGGTGCGCGCGTTCGCGTCGGGTGGCGGCACGCCGAACAGCCTGAAGGCCAGCCACATGAACTGGCTGCCGAGCTTCAACGTCCGCTTCGGCCTGGACAGCAAGAACTTCGTCCGCTTCGGCTATTCGCGTGCGATGTCGCGGCCGGATATCGGCCTGCTGCGCAACTATGTGATGATCAACGCGCCGCTGATCGATACCACCGCGACCTCGCCCTACATCGTCTACACCGATCCCAACGCCCCGCACACGGCGGCGAACGTGAAGGGCTACAACTTCGTGTTCCGCGCGGAATCTGGCTATGGCGGGCTGAAGCCGATCACCGCCGACCAGATCGACCTGTCGTTCGAGCGATACATGGCGCACGGCGCGGCTTTCACGATCGACGCCTTCTTCAAGAAGCTGAACGGCAGCATCGCCTATGGCGAGTTCGCCCGCGATTTCACCAACAACGGCGCGACCCAGACGGTCATCCTGCGCGGCCCCCGCAACGAGGATGGCGGCGGCAAGCTGATGGGCTTCGAGGCGAACTACCAGACCTTCTTCGATTTCCTGCCCGGCCTGCTGTCCGGCCTCGGCATCCAGGCCAACTACACCTACGTCCACCAGTCCGGCATCCACAACTCCAACCTGGTGACGGCGGGCGCGCTGACCGACGGCGGCACCGGCGCCTTCGGTGCGGGCGTGACGGTCAACGGCGTGACCTCGACGATCGACTCGCACAAGCTGGCCGGCATCTCGACCCACACGTTCAACGTCGTCGGTTTGTACGAGAAGGGGCCGGTCGGCTTCCGCCTCGCCTACAACTGGCGCTCGCGCTACCTGACGGACAATCTCGATTGCTGCATCGGTCTGCCGGTGTTCCAGAAGGCCGCCGGCTTCCTCGACGGGTCGATCCGCTTCTCGCCGTGGAAGTTCATCGAATTCTCGATCGAGGGCACCAACCTGCTGGGCACGACGACCGTCTATCAGCAGCAGATCTTCGGCGACTCCCCGTCCACGCCCGGCGCCAAGCCGGTCTACAGGGACGCGAACTGGAGCCGGGTGGACCGTCGCTTCCAGTTCGGGGCGCGCGTGAAGTTCTGA
- a CDS encoding MFS transporter, translated as MPNEAAPPRLSRARIWNMCCGLFGVQVVWGLQNVNTSRIFQTLGAHVEGLAILWIAAPVTGLVIQPLIGHMSDRTWGPLGRRRPYLLGGALLTALALLAMPNAGTIWMASLALWLLTASINVAAEPFRALVADNLPEAQRTTGFAVQTFFIGSGAVLASALPWMLAHWMGVATVAPPGVLPPTVRIAFYIGAVFLIGAVLWTVATTAERPPEQIHAHRPHAPAVPTRKGAAILIRSGIVWIAAGLAIGGFAHAEGLRRGIYIVAILAVLFGMAQLVAVRLRRRGGGSIGVLEIVEDILHMPLVLKRLAVVQFFTWFGLFAMWVYTVPAIAADHYGSTDPATASYNACADWVGVLFAGYNGVAAIVALALPPFAARIGRPRLHAAGLLLGALGLLGFVAIADPAWLWLPAVGIGCAWASILSTPYAMLSDALPPHKIGVYMGIHNIFLVLPQLVAATMLDVLVARVFHSRAIYALGLAAASLFVAAIAALAVPDRPARG; from the coding sequence TTGCCGAACGAGGCCGCGCCGCCACGGCTGAGCCGGGCACGCATCTGGAACATGTGCTGCGGGCTGTTCGGCGTGCAGGTCGTCTGGGGCCTGCAGAACGTCAACACCAGCCGCATCTTCCAGACGCTCGGCGCCCATGTCGAGGGTCTGGCGATCCTGTGGATCGCGGCGCCGGTCACCGGCCTCGTCATCCAGCCGCTGATCGGCCACATGAGCGACCGCACCTGGGGGCCGCTCGGCCGCAGGCGGCCCTATCTGCTGGGCGGTGCGCTGCTCACCGCGCTGGCGCTGCTGGCGATGCCCAATGCCGGCACGATCTGGATGGCGAGCCTGGCGCTGTGGCTGCTCACCGCCTCGATCAACGTCGCGGCCGAGCCATTCCGCGCGCTGGTGGCGGACAACCTGCCCGAAGCGCAGCGGACGACCGGCTTTGCGGTGCAGACCTTCTTCATCGGATCGGGCGCGGTGCTCGCCTCCGCTCTGCCGTGGATGCTGGCGCACTGGATGGGCGTTGCGACGGTCGCGCCGCCGGGCGTGCTGCCGCCGACGGTGCGCATCGCTTTCTACATTGGCGCGGTATTCCTGATCGGCGCGGTGTTGTGGACGGTCGCGACCACTGCCGAGCGCCCGCCCGAACAGATCCATGCGCACCGGCCTCACGCCCCCGCCGTACCGACCCGTAAAGGCGCGGCGATCTTGATCCGCAGCGGGATCGTCTGGATCGCAGCTGGCCTCGCGATCGGCGGCTTCGCTCATGCCGAGGGGCTGCGGCGCGGTATCTACATCGTCGCGATACTCGCCGTGCTGTTCGGCATGGCGCAGCTGGTCGCGGTGCGCCTCCGTCGGCGCGGAGGCGGCTCGATCGGCGTGCTCGAGATCGTCGAGGATATCCTGCACATGCCGCTGGTGCTGAAGCGGCTGGCGGTGGTGCAGTTCTTCACCTGGTTCGGGTTGTTCGCCATGTGGGTCTATACCGTGCCCGCGATCGCGGCCGATCACTATGGCAGCACCGATCCCGCCACCGCCTCCTACAATGCCTGCGCCGACTGGGTGGGGGTGCTGTTCGCTGGCTATAATGGTGTGGCCGCGATCGTCGCGCTGGCGCTGCCCCCGTTCGCCGCGCGGATCGGCCGGCCGAGGCTTCATGCCGCCGGCCTGCTGCTCGGTGCGCTGGGGCTGCTGGGCTTCGTCGCCATCGCCGATCCGGCGTGGCTGTGGCTGCCGGCGGTGGGGATCGGCTGCGCCTGGGCGTCCATTCTGTCGACGCCATACGCGATGCTGTCCGACGCGCTGCCGCCGCACAAGATCGGCGTCTACATGGGCATCCACAACATCTTCCTGGTGCTGCCCCAGCTTGTCGCCGCGACGATGCTGGATGTTCTCGTCGCCCGCGTCTTCCACAGCCGTGCGATCTATGCGCTCGGCCTCGCGGCCGCGTCGCTGTTCGTGGCCGCGATCGCGGCGCTCGCTGTGCCGGATAGGCCCGCGCGCGGCTAG